A section of the Thermotoga caldifontis AZM44c09 genome encodes:
- a CDS encoding ABC transporter substrate-binding protein, giving the protein MKLAAFLFVAALVLIVLLAWMELGRPFLLVLDDGKTNFLQGVESYLKDHNLRYDVVTVRIDVDQAELESVLRKYQNSYAVGPRLSSEAQRLIPLLEKFKIFAIAPLVTSYRVVGKSSYLMTLSPTDEEQGRQIAEKLRVEGCQRVLLVADKLNPVHSETIEESLKRYLSVEHFETRQIESIDELLDEDFDRYDGLVFALDGRKAGIVAQLARKKGFSGTLLGSDYAFTDDLIMAGGPAVEGMILCCLFDYETMLRSGISDMQVAGSYDATMIIADLKRNRVSQHEAASYLRGRTFEGVTGRFSVNFDLSASRNLTFVRVTDGRFEIER; this is encoded by the coding sequence ATGAAACTCGCCGCGTTTCTTTTTGTCGCGGCGCTCGTGCTGATCGTTCTGCTGGCTTGGATGGAACTCGGTAGACCCTTTTTGCTCGTTCTGGACGATGGGAAAACGAACTTTCTACAGGGTGTGGAGAGCTACTTGAAGGACCACAACCTTCGCTACGACGTCGTGACGGTGAGGATAGACGTGGACCAAGCAGAACTCGAATCCGTCCTGAGAAAGTACCAGAACAGTTACGCGGTTGGGCCGAGATTGAGTTCGGAAGCTCAGCGTCTGATCCCTCTGCTCGAAAAGTTCAAAATCTTTGCAATAGCGCCACTCGTCACTTCTTACCGTGTCGTGGGGAAAAGTTCGTATCTGATGACACTCTCCCCCACGGACGAGGAACAGGGCAGGCAGATCGCAGAGAAATTGAGAGTTGAAGGATGCCAGAGGGTTCTTCTCGTCGCAGACAAGTTGAATCCTGTTCACAGCGAAACGATCGAAGAGAGCTTGAAAAGGTACCTATCTGTGGAACATTTCGAGACTCGCCAAATCGAGTCCATAGACGAGCTCCTTGACGAAGATTTCGACCGTTACGATGGCCTCGTGTTTGCGCTCGATGGGCGGAAGGCTGGAATCGTAGCCCAGCTGGCTCGAAAGAAAGGTTTCTCCGGAACGCTTTTAGGTAGCGATTACGCGTTCACCGACGATTTAATCATGGCGGGCGGTCCGGCCGTTGAGGGAATGATCCTGTGCTGCCTCTTCGATTATGAAACCATGTTGCGTTCAGGGATATCTGATATGCAGGTGGCCGGATCGTACGATGCGACCATGATCATCGCAGATCTGAAGCGCAACAGAGTATCCCAGCACGAAGCGGCCAGTTATCTCAGAGGAAGAACTTTCGAAGGGGTCACGGGACGGTTCTCCGTGAACTTCGATCTTTCCGCATCGAGAAATCTAACGTTTGTGAGGGTGACGGATGGAAGATTTGAAATCGAAAGGTGA
- a CDS encoding HD-GYP domain-containing protein, whose amino-acid sequence MEDLKSKGEAMSLKQMMIRFKRYGGLLVFILIASFLIGLYPLTRQINSYYSKSYMRLLKSFLDEVTRDAVESGQPSFGMVVRRLSEGLVDLATGVDLSGLLSYEKLPSIVPEPRGLFVNGNSTKILIDGGSHILLIEIPVSLLDRMLSAEMAYVFLMASDGTIVACNNLNFQGMRISTRKGFVRMNGTTGFVESEPLEHLSGFVASFIPLRTYFTILLPYLLVAIAALCGAAVWLSLAYSFENRLVVGVNMVLDNINQSLTKLDKTDEVFYVPLETRIAELNQLQAGIQKLIEAQKASWHELHAMMQSLQDTVNELEETQRTLQERNTQIIATLAEAIEIKDANTLGHSDRVVTLALELAKEIGLKDPADLEAIKFGALLHDIGKIGIPEYILNKPGRLTRQEYEVMKLHPIYGEKIIRKISGWDLVADIVRHHHENFDGTGYPDGLKGSQISLRTQIVSIVDVFCALIEERPYRPAMSLEEALKLMQTEMVSTKFDPELFEAFKRVLEKFPRICIAGS is encoded by the coding sequence ATGGAAGATTTGAAATCGAAAGGTGAAGCGATGAGCCTGAAACAGATGATGATCCGTTTCAAAAGGTACGGCGGATTGCTGGTCTTCATATTGATCGCCAGCTTCCTTATTGGTCTTTACCCCTTAACAAGGCAGATAAATTCGTACTACTCGAAAAGCTATATGAGGCTTCTGAAGAGTTTCCTCGATGAAGTGACCAGGGATGCCGTCGAATCCGGTCAGCCATCCTTCGGCATGGTTGTCAGACGGTTGAGCGAAGGGCTCGTCGATCTCGCGACGGGTGTCGATCTATCCGGCCTTCTCAGTTACGAAAAGTTACCCTCGATCGTGCCAGAACCGCGCGGTCTTTTCGTGAACGGTAACAGCACCAAGATCCTGATCGATGGTGGCTCGCACATCCTGCTGATCGAAATACCTGTGTCGCTGCTCGACAGGATGCTCTCGGCCGAAATGGCTTACGTTTTCTTGATGGCATCGGATGGAACGATAGTGGCCTGTAACAATCTGAACTTTCAGGGAATGAGGATCAGCACAAGAAAAGGCTTCGTCAGGATGAACGGTACAACGGGTTTTGTCGAATCAGAACCTCTGGAGCATTTGAGCGGTTTCGTTGCCTCCTTCATTCCCCTCAGAACCTATTTCACGATCCTTCTTCCTTATCTGCTGGTGGCGATAGCGGCTCTGTGCGGTGCCGCTGTCTGGCTGAGCCTCGCCTACAGTTTCGAGAATCGACTCGTCGTGGGTGTGAACATGGTTCTGGACAACATCAACCAGAGTCTGACGAAACTTGACAAAACGGACGAAGTTTTCTACGTCCCTCTGGAAACCAGGATCGCCGAGTTGAACCAGTTGCAGGCGGGGATCCAGAAGCTCATCGAAGCCCAGAAAGCTTCCTGGCACGAGCTTCACGCCATGATGCAGAGTTTGCAGGACACCGTGAACGAACTTGAAGAGACTCAGAGAACTCTGCAGGAAAGGAACACACAGATCATCGCCACGCTTGCCGAGGCTATAGAAATCAAAGATGCGAACACACTCGGTCATTCGGACCGCGTCGTGACGCTGGCACTGGAACTCGCGAAGGAAATCGGGTTGAAGGATCCCGCGGATCTGGAAGCGATAAAGTTCGGAGCGTTGCTCCACGACATCGGCAAGATAGGTATACCCGAGTACATCCTCAACAAGCCTGGCAGGTTGACCAGACAGGAATATGAGGTCATGAAATTGCACCCAATCTACGGTGAGAAGATCATCAGAAAGATATCTGGCTGGGATCTGGTCGCCGACATAGTGAGACACCACCATGAAAACTTCGACGGCACCGGTTATCCGGATGGGTTGAAGGGCAGTCAGATCAGTTTGAGGACGCAGATAGTCAGCATCGTGGATGTTTTCTGCGCCCTGATCGAAGAGAGGCCGTACAGACCCGCGATGAGCCTGGAAGAAGCTTTGAAATTGATGCAAACGGAGATGGTGAGCACCAAGTTCGATCCAGAGCTCTTCGAGGCGTTCAAGAGGGTACTCGAAAAGTTCCCACGCATCTGCATCGCTGGTTCGTGA
- a CDS encoding 5'-methylthioadenosine/S-adenosylhomocysteine nucleosidase encodes MKLELAIIFLGDSMIAIVGVLPDEVNPLLDALSPRLQVSEILRRPLFRGLIGENEVVITSGCIGKVETACLVQAVLDRFKPDCVLLVGAAGALRQDILFGTVVAGTGYVEYDFSPRINVDSLINPAQDVFSPLLELSNVVCGIIASGDSFISSEATVKKIQETTGAICVDMDSAAAAKVCVENEKPFLSLKVIVDFAGSKAIEQYIENHPKYASIPARLLVEVLGRVVLV; translated from the coding sequence TTGAAGCTTGAGCTTGCTATAATTTTTCTGGGTGATTCCATGATCGCGATCGTTGGGGTCCTGCCGGACGAGGTGAACCCTCTTTTGGACGCATTGTCACCGAGGTTACAGGTATCAGAGATTTTGAGAAGGCCCCTGTTCCGTGGTCTGATCGGTGAGAACGAGGTCGTGATCACGAGTGGCTGTATCGGGAAGGTGGAAACGGCCTGCCTCGTTCAGGCTGTGCTCGACAGATTCAAACCCGACTGTGTCCTGCTTGTTGGTGCTGCAGGCGCACTCCGGCAGGATATCCTCTTCGGAACCGTGGTCGCCGGTACTGGATACGTAGAGTACGATTTTTCGCCGAGGATAAACGTTGACTCTCTGATCAATCCGGCTCAGGATGTCTTTTCTCCCCTGCTGGAATTGAGCAACGTTGTTTGTGGCATCATCGCCTCTGGCGACAGCTTCATCTCTTCCGAAGCCACGGTTAAGAAAATCCAGGAGACAACGGGCGCCATATGTGTGGACATGGATTCGGCAGCCGCGGCAAAGGTTTGCGTCGAGAACGAAAAGCCATTTCTGTCTTTGAAGGTCATTGTCGATTTTGCGGGTTCGAAGGCCATCGAGCAGTACATAGAGAACCATCCAAAGTACGCATCGATCCCCGCGCGCTTGCTTGTCGAGGTGCTCGGCAGAGTGGTCCTGGTCTGA
- the ligA gene encoding NAD-dependent DNA ligase LigA, with amino-acid sequence MSQVPEEVRKRVEQLREEIEYHNYRYYVLAQPVITDEEYDKLMRELIELERQYPELVTPDSPTQRIGEKVLDEFRSVPHTEPMLSLDNTYSEEEIREFDERVKRLLDRKEVVYVAELKIDGVSVSLRYVDGRFVQGLSRGDGTRGDDISENLKRVRSIPLRLRKPVTVEVRGEVYMPTEVFEKLNEERQKRGEPLFANPRNAAAGTLRQLDTKITAERHLDSFIYYVLKPEQYGLKTQWDALNWLKELGFKVNPHSRLCNSVDEVIDYWKEWTQKKRELGYWVDGVVVKVNDFELQRALGTTAKAPRWAIAFKFPSEHARTKIVNVTVQVGRTGTLTPVAELEPVQLAGTIVKRASLHNFDYIREKDIRIGDWVYIEKAGGIIPQVVSVIESLRTGNETPVEPPAQCPVCGGKVGKVEIGEVALKCLNPHCPAKLKRSLETLASRNALDINGLGEKLIDKLVDSGLVKDIADLFYLTPFELSQLGPGIGQKTIANLLNEIDKAKKAPLHRWITALGIPLVGEKTAYVLAQNFRSLKKLAQASVDQLTQIPGIGEEIARSVVEYFRNEKTKEILEKLEKAGVRLEEAASVEVSDVLKGLTFAVTGSLKNFTRNEIEEFIVAHGGKVTDSVSKKTDYLIVGENPGSKLLKAQQLGVKILSEEEFLQKFNLKKPKQERLF; translated from the coding sequence ATGTCACAGGTCCCTGAGGAAGTGAGAAAGAGGGTCGAACAGCTCCGCGAAGAGATAGAGTACCACAACTACAGGTACTACGTCCTCGCTCAACCTGTGATCACCGACGAAGAGTACGATAAGCTCATGCGAGAATTGATCGAGCTGGAAAGGCAGTACCCAGAGCTCGTCACCCCAGATTCCCCCACCCAGCGAATAGGGGAAAAGGTTCTCGACGAATTCCGCAGCGTGCCCCACACCGAGCCGATGCTGAGCCTCGACAACACTTACAGTGAAGAGGAAATAAGAGAGTTCGATGAGAGGGTTAAAAGGTTGCTCGACAGGAAAGAGGTTGTTTACGTCGCCGAGCTCAAGATAGATGGGGTCTCCGTATCGCTCAGGTACGTGGATGGAAGGTTCGTGCAGGGGTTGAGCAGGGGAGACGGCACGAGGGGCGATGACATAAGTGAGAACCTGAAGAGGGTCAGGAGCATCCCTCTCAGGTTGAGAAAACCTGTGACGGTCGAGGTGCGCGGGGAAGTTTACATGCCCACCGAGGTGTTCGAAAAGTTGAACGAAGAGAGGCAGAAACGTGGAGAACCCCTTTTCGCGAACCCCAGGAACGCAGCCGCAGGAACTCTCAGGCAGCTCGACACAAAGATCACCGCCGAGCGGCACCTCGACAGTTTCATATACTACGTTCTGAAACCTGAGCAGTACGGGCTCAAAACGCAGTGGGATGCGTTGAACTGGCTGAAAGAGCTGGGTTTCAAAGTGAACCCACATTCGAGACTGTGCAACAGTGTCGATGAGGTGATAGATTACTGGAAAGAGTGGACGCAGAAAAAGCGCGAGCTCGGCTACTGGGTGGACGGAGTCGTGGTCAAGGTGAACGATTTCGAACTCCAGCGCGCCCTCGGAACCACGGCGAAGGCGCCGAGGTGGGCCATCGCGTTCAAGTTTCCTTCCGAACATGCACGAACGAAGATCGTCAATGTGACGGTTCAGGTGGGTAGAACCGGTACGCTGACACCCGTTGCGGAACTGGAACCTGTCCAGCTCGCCGGAACGATCGTGAAACGGGCGAGTTTGCACAACTTCGATTACATAAGGGAAAAAGACATCCGAATAGGCGACTGGGTCTACATAGAAAAAGCCGGTGGCATAATCCCGCAGGTGGTTTCTGTGATCGAGTCACTGAGAACCGGAAACGAAACTCCGGTGGAACCACCAGCTCAGTGTCCAGTCTGCGGGGGGAAGGTCGGAAAAGTTGAGATCGGCGAGGTCGCGTTGAAGTGTTTGAATCCCCACTGCCCTGCAAAACTCAAGAGATCTCTCGAAACGCTGGCCTCGAGGAACGCACTGGACATAAATGGTCTCGGTGAGAAACTCATCGATAAGCTCGTCGATTCAGGACTCGTGAAGGACATAGCGGACCTGTTCTACCTGACACCGTTCGAACTGTCGCAGCTCGGACCTGGAATCGGTCAGAAGACGATCGCGAACCTCTTGAACGAGATCGACAAAGCCAAAAAAGCCCCACTCCACAGGTGGATAACGGCGCTGGGAATACCGCTCGTGGGTGAAAAAACCGCTTACGTACTCGCACAGAATTTCAGGAGCTTGAAGAAGCTTGCCCAGGCCAGTGTGGATCAGCTCACCCAGATACCGGGTATCGGCGAAGAGATAGCCCGGAGCGTCGTGGAGTATTTCAGAAACGAAAAGACGAAGGAGATACTCGAAAAGCTCGAAAAAGCCGGCGTCAGGCTCGAAGAAGCAGCGTCAGTCGAGGTATCGGACGTCCTCAAGGGCTTGACGTTCGCCGTCACAGGGTCTCTGAAGAACTTCACGAGAAACGAGATCGAAGAGTTCATCGTCGCACACGGTGGAAAAGTCACAGACAGCGTGTCCAAGAAGACGGATTACCTCATCGTTGGGGAAAACCCGGGCTCCAAGCTTTTGAAAGCACAGCAGCTTGGAGTGAAGATCCTCTCCGAGGAAGAATTCCTGCAGAAATTCAACCTCAAAAAACCCAAGCAAGAAAGGTTATTCTGA
- the pepV gene encoding dipeptidase PepV has translation MNETIDRIVLSLKEEMFREAANLVKIRSVQSDPVPGKPFGEGVAQALEYALKLGEKLGFRVKNVDGYAGHIEYGDSGKLFAVLGHLDVVPEGEGWSVDPYGGIIKDGYLWGRGAADNKGPTVAVIYALKAVKEANVPIKNRARIILGTDEESGWECVKHYFQKEEKPIYAVTPDASFPIIYAEKGIITYRITAERNLSAPGRVKITRLEGGDAANVVPQSATAELSPVSDELLEKLKNFRAKNGARIEWSIENDRLIVRTFGKSAHGSTPEKGINAIAALIDFLKDIDINEDVKIFVRTLASKIGYQTDGYSLRIAGRDCIVGDLTVNLGTVRMNDEKIEATINIRYPIYYSEAMMAKQIKEALKPLKVEGEHHLLPLFVSPDSELIRILSEVYTEMTGQPATLLTMGGGTYARAVPCGVAFGPLLPGREGTEHQPDERIALEDLLTLARIYAQLFYRMLVLWE, from the coding sequence ATGAACGAAACGATCGACAGAATTGTGCTTTCTCTGAAGGAAGAAATGTTCAGGGAAGCTGCCAACTTAGTGAAGATCAGATCCGTTCAGTCTGATCCGGTCCCCGGCAAACCGTTCGGTGAGGGTGTGGCACAGGCGCTGGAATACGCGCTGAAACTGGGTGAAAAACTTGGATTTCGTGTCAAGAACGTCGATGGTTACGCTGGTCACATAGAGTACGGTGATTCTGGAAAACTCTTCGCCGTCCTCGGACACCTGGATGTGGTACCGGAAGGGGAAGGCTGGAGTGTGGATCCTTACGGCGGGATCATCAAGGATGGCTATCTGTGGGGGCGCGGTGCGGCGGACAACAAAGGGCCCACCGTCGCGGTGATCTACGCGCTCAAGGCGGTCAAGGAAGCGAACGTTCCCATCAAAAACAGGGCGAGGATCATTTTGGGAACCGATGAAGAGTCGGGCTGGGAATGTGTGAAACACTACTTCCAAAAAGAGGAAAAACCCATCTACGCCGTCACCCCAGACGCGTCGTTTCCGATCATATATGCCGAGAAAGGCATCATAACTTACAGGATCACGGCGGAGAGGAACCTCTCTGCTCCGGGAAGAGTGAAGATCACAAGACTGGAAGGTGGCGATGCGGCGAACGTGGTGCCACAGAGCGCGACGGCAGAGCTTTCACCGGTGAGCGACGAGTTGCTGGAGAAACTGAAGAACTTCCGCGCGAAGAACGGTGCGCGCATCGAATGGTCCATCGAGAACGACAGGCTCATCGTTCGCACCTTCGGCAAATCCGCGCACGGATCAACGCCTGAGAAAGGTATCAACGCCATCGCGGCACTGATAGATTTTCTCAAAGATATCGATATCAACGAAGATGTGAAAATCTTCGTGCGCACACTCGCGAGCAAAATAGGTTACCAGACGGATGGCTATTCCCTCAGGATTGCGGGAAGAGACTGCATCGTGGGAGATCTGACCGTGAACCTCGGCACCGTGCGTATGAACGATGAAAAGATAGAGGCGACGATCAACATAAGGTATCCCATTTACTATTCCGAAGCCATGATGGCGAAACAGATCAAAGAAGCGTTGAAACCTTTGAAAGTTGAGGGGGAACACCATTTACTTCCACTCTTCGTCTCTCCCGACAGTGAACTGATCAGGATCTTGAGTGAAGTGTACACCGAGATGACGGGCCAGCCAGCCACACTCTTGACGATGGGAGGAGGAACTTACGCGCGCGCCGTTCCCTGTGGTGTCGCGTTCGGGCCGTTACTACCAGGTAGGGAAGGAACAGAGCACCAGCCGGACGAGAGGATCGCGCTGGAAGATTTGCTGACGCTTGCGAGGATCTACGCACAGCTCTTCTACAGAATGCTGGTGCTGTGGGAGTGA
- a CDS encoding ZIP family metal transporter — MTGFWRGLIYSSVAGVSTALGAIPFLLFNKTASQKLIDAFLGFAAGVMLAASAFSLVVPSIESGGIVRFVIGFILGGVLVDVMDKILPHEHFTKGHEGFDAKRLKTIWLFIIAITIHNLPEGMAVGVGGFTPHALTIAIAIGLQNIPEGAAVAASLMSANYRKKSIFSITLFTGLVEAFGGLVGVLLISFARSLLPYLLALAAGAMVFVISDEVIPETHLKGEERLTTYWLLVGFSLMTMLDVLLG, encoded by the coding sequence ATGACGGGTTTCTGGCGCGGACTGATTTACAGCAGCGTCGCCGGGGTCAGCACCGCACTCGGCGCGATACCATTTTTGCTGTTCAACAAGACCGCTTCTCAGAAGTTGATCGACGCGTTCTTAGGTTTCGCTGCGGGTGTGATGCTCGCGGCGAGTGCTTTCAGTCTCGTCGTGCCCTCCATAGAGTCCGGCGGTATCGTGCGCTTCGTGATCGGTTTCATTCTGGGTGGAGTACTCGTCGACGTGATGGATAAGATACTGCCACACGAGCACTTCACCAAGGGACATGAAGGCTTCGATGCGAAACGTTTGAAGACGATCTGGCTTTTCATCATCGCGATAACCATCCACAACCTTCCCGAAGGTATGGCCGTCGGTGTCGGCGGGTTCACACCTCACGCGCTGACGATCGCGATCGCGATAGGCCTTCAGAACATCCCTGAAGGTGCCGCCGTGGCAGCCTCTCTCATGAGTGCGAACTACAGAAAGAAGTCCATCTTCTCCATCACGCTTTTCACAGGCTTGGTCGAAGCTTTCGGAGGCCTCGTTGGGGTACTCTTGATAAGCTTCGCGAGGAGCCTGTTGCCCTATTTGCTCGCGCTCGCGGCTGGAGCCATGGTCTTCGTGATAAGCGACGAGGTCATCCCAGAAACGCATCTCAAAGGTGAAGAACGGCTCACGACGTACTGGTTGCTGGTTGGATTCAGTCTCATGACCATGCTTGATGTTCTTTTAGGTTAA
- a CDS encoding iron-sulfur cluster assembly scaffold protein: MYSEKFKQLFMYPRYCKDIEYTHTAEVVYPEHGDRVRIFLKIENYIVKDVAFKAVGCPRVIAASEAVCRLVDGKHINDVKLLNEEHVRDEMEFHDKNFTCINAPIEAVKKAITKVE; the protein is encoded by the coding sequence ATGTATTCCGAAAAGTTCAAGCAACTTTTCATGTACCCAAGATACTGCAAGGACATAGAGTACACCCACACGGCCGAGGTCGTGTATCCCGAGCACGGCGACAGGGTCCGCATATTTCTGAAGATCGAGAATTACATCGTGAAGGACGTCGCCTTCAAGGCCGTGGGTTGCCCGAGGGTGATCGCCGCTTCCGAGGCAGTTTGCAGACTGGTGGATGGAAAACACATAAACGATGTGAAGCTTCTCAACGAAGAGCACGTCAGGGATGAGATGGAATTTCACGACAAGAACTTCACGTGCATCAACGCACCCATCGAAGCCGTCAAGAAGGCCATCACGAAGGTAGAATGA
- a CDS encoding cysteine desulfurase family protein, with product MRVYLDHAATTRVFDEVAQEVMKLFTQFYGNASSTHSHGYEARRFYEEARTKIAKHLNVEPDEIYFTSGGTESDNIAIRGFLRANFPNGGHIITTQIEHPAVLEVAKQLEKEGYEVTYLKPTEEGYVTPDDFRKAIRKNTVLASIMWVNNETGVIQPIDEISKIAREHGIVLHSDAVQAIGKIRIDARLVDMLSASGHKFYAPKGCGFLYVSRSIKIEPIMYGGGHERGLRSGTENVPGAHGMAVALELIEKNYEAWSEKMKRLKEKIIDAIDSIPDHHINGSNTIFSHINVSFKGIHGESLATALDMCGISVSTASACASHHGKGRSHVLEAMGLEDWIVDGAIRISLGYDNSEDEIDYFLEVLQREISRLRSMS from the coding sequence ATGAGGGTCTATCTCGATCACGCCGCGACGACGCGCGTGTTCGACGAGGTTGCCCAGGAAGTGATGAAGCTCTTCACACAGTTTTATGGAAACGCCTCCAGCACGCACTCTCATGGGTACGAAGCCAGGAGATTCTACGAAGAAGCGAGGACAAAGATAGCGAAGCATCTGAACGTTGAGCCGGACGAGATCTATTTCACCTCGGGTGGAACTGAGTCCGACAACATCGCGATACGCGGGTTTTTGAGGGCTAACTTTCCGAACGGTGGACACATCATCACCACGCAGATCGAACATCCCGCAGTGCTCGAAGTGGCTAAACAGCTCGAGAAGGAAGGCTACGAAGTAACCTACCTGAAGCCAACTGAGGAAGGCTACGTGACGCCGGACGATTTTCGAAAGGCGATACGCAAGAACACGGTCCTCGCATCGATCATGTGGGTCAACAACGAAACGGGCGTCATTCAACCCATCGACGAAATCTCAAAGATAGCGCGTGAACATGGAATAGTGCTCCACAGCGACGCGGTTCAGGCGATCGGGAAGATCAGGATCGATGCCAGACTCGTTGACATGCTGTCCGCGTCCGGACACAAGTTCTATGCGCCCAAAGGATGTGGTTTCCTCTACGTGTCCAGAAGTATCAAGATCGAACCCATCATGTACGGTGGCGGGCACGAAAGAGGTTTGAGAAGTGGTACAGAGAACGTGCCAGGTGCGCACGGCATGGCTGTGGCACTCGAGCTCATAGAGAAGAATTATGAAGCGTGGTCTGAAAAGATGAAAAGGCTCAAAGAGAAGATCATCGATGCGATCGATTCCATTCCAGATCATCACATAAACGGTTCCAACACGATTTTCTCGCACATCAACGTGTCCTTCAAAGGGATCCATGGAGAATCTCTCGCGACCGCACTGGACATGTGTGGAATATCTGTCTCCACGGCCTCTGCGTGCGCTTCACACCATGGTAAAGGCAGATCTCACGTGCTGGAGGCGATGGGACTCGAGGACTGGATCGTCGATGGAGCGATCAGGATCAGCCTGGGTTACGATAACAGTGAAGATGAGATAGATTATTTCTTGGAGGTCTTGCAGAGAGAGATCAGCAGGCTACGAAGCATGTCCTGA
- a CDS encoding iron-sulfur cluster assembly scaffold protein NifU — protein sequence MLKYTELVLDHFKNPRNLGRIENPDAEATEGSVACGDMMTVYLKIEDNRIVDIKFESYGCAANIATASMMTEVVKGLTLEEAKKITWKDIVERLGGLPPVKYHCSNLAIDTLRKAISAYEESFVRK from the coding sequence ATGCTGAAATACACAGAACTCGTTCTGGATCATTTTAAAAATCCGAGGAACCTTGGACGCATAGAAAATCCAGACGCTGAAGCCACGGAAGGTAGTGTCGCCTGTGGAGACATGATGACAGTGTATCTGAAGATAGAGGACAACAGGATCGTAGACATAAAGTTCGAATCTTACGGCTGTGCCGCTAACATCGCCACCGCGTCCATGATGACGGAAGTTGTTAAGGGCCTCACCTTAGAGGAAGCCAAGAAGATCACGTGGAAAGACATCGTTGAGAGGCTCGGAGGATTGCCACCTGTGAAGTATCACTGCAGCAATTTAGCGATAGACACGCTCAGGAAGGCCATCAGCGCGTACGAAGAATCGTTTGTCAGGAAGTGA
- a CDS encoding cysteine desulfurase family protein, whose amino-acid sequence MKVFLDNCRTTKVLPEVVQKINEYMLEKFARPDGLYESAQEIYDELTEAREFFAKTINASSGEEIVFTSGATEANNLALLGVARASRKKGNHIIISALEHGSVMSIAEALKKEGFEVTIVPVDSEGILKLDEFEKAIRPTTILVSVIAVGHFVGSIMPLEEIGEILSKQDHRIYFHTDAAEMYAKMPIDVQKLKLDLMSVSGHKFHGPKGVGFLYVRKGVKIEPIMYGAESFDKRRPGGENVPAIMGMKKAAELAFEQMEESYRKLRELQEYFIERVENEIDHVILNGPRGEKRTPYNVNFSFSFIEGEAISLGLSLEGVEVATGSACASESLEPNYAILAIGGDHERAHGSIRFTFSRFTSKEELDYAIEKLKKVVQWLRSISPLKAGR is encoded by the coding sequence ATGAAAGTTTTTCTCGATAACTGCAGAACCACGAAGGTTCTGCCGGAAGTGGTCCAAAAGATCAACGAATACATGCTCGAGAAGTTCGCCAGGCCGGACGGTCTGTACGAATCTGCGCAGGAGATCTACGACGAACTCACCGAGGCGAGAGAATTCTTTGCGAAAACTATCAACGCGTCGTCGGGTGAAGAGATCGTCTTCACCTCCGGTGCCACCGAAGCCAACAACCTCGCCTTGCTCGGTGTTGCACGGGCGAGCAGAAAGAAGGGCAATCACATCATCATATCTGCGCTCGAACACGGCTCTGTGATGAGCATCGCGGAGGCTTTGAAAAAAGAAGGTTTCGAAGTGACGATAGTACCGGTGGACAGCGAAGGAATCCTGAAGCTCGACGAGTTTGAAAAAGCGATAAGACCAACCACGATACTGGTGAGCGTCATAGCGGTCGGACACTTCGTGGGATCCATCATGCCGCTGGAAGAAATCGGAGAGATCCTTTCTAAGCAGGACCACAGGATCTACTTCCACACCGACGCCGCGGAGATGTACGCCAAGATGCCGATCGATGTTCAAAAGTTGAAGCTGGACCTGATGAGCGTCAGTGGCCACAAGTTTCACGGTCCCAAGGGTGTCGGCTTTCTGTACGTTCGAAAGGGTGTGAAGATAGAACCGATCATGTACGGTGCGGAATCCTTCGACAAACGCAGGCCCGGTGGAGAGAACGTGCCCGCGATCATGGGCATGAAGAAAGCGGCGGAACTCGCGTTCGAGCAGATGGAAGAATCGTACAGGAAACTGAGAGAGCTTCAGGAATATTTCATCGAAAGGGTTGAAAACGAGATCGATCACGTGATCCTGAACGGACCAAGGGGAGAGAAGAGAACGCCGTACAACGTGAACTTCAGCTTCTCCTTCATCGAGGGCGAGGCGATCAGCCTGGGACTGAGCCTTGAAGGCGTGGAAGTTGCCACCGGCTCGGCCTGCGCTTCGGAATCGCTCGAGCCCAACTACGCGATCCTGGCCATAGGTGGCGATCACGAGCGTGCTCACGGTTCGATCCGCTTCACCTTCAGCAGGTTCACGAGCAAAGAGGAACTCGACTACGCGATCGAGAAGTTGAAGAAGGTCGTCCAGTGGTTGAGGAGCATCAGCCCTCTCAAAGCCGGGAGGTGA